The Pseudomonas sp. HOU2 DNA window TGCGGCTGCATGGCCATTTCCGTGCTGTTGCCGGCCAGCAAACGATCGAGGCTGATCGGGTAACGGTACATTTCCCAACCCAGACCCTGAGTCATGTCGCCGACGCTGTAGTAACCGGTGTGGGTGTTGGCGATGGCTTTTTGCAGCGGGGCCTCCAGGCTTGCCGGTTTCAGGTTGACCTGCACGTAACGCAGCATGTCGGCGGCGCTGGTTTTCACGCCGTAAGCTTCTGAATCCATCGCGCCCGGGGTGACGCGCACCGGTTGGTTGTTCTTGTCGTAGCCCTGCGCGTACAGGCTCATTTGCGCTTTCGGCACTTGCAGGTAGGTGTGTTGCAGGCCAAGTTTCGGCAGCAGGGTTTCGCTCATCGCCTGATCATAGGGCTGGCCAAGGGTCTTGGCGGCGAGATAACCGAACAGGCCCAGGCTCGGGTTGGAGTACAGGCGCTGGCTACCGGCCGGGAAGCTCGGTTTCCACTGTTGGTAGTAGCCGAGCATCTTGTCCGCCGAATCCCACGGGTCAGGGAATTGCAGCGGCAGGCCGCCGGCGCTGTAGGTGCCCAATTGCAGCACGCTGATGTTGTCGAAAGCGCTGCCCTTGAGTTCCGGCCAGAGCTGGCTGGCCTTGGTCGACAGGTCCAGTTTGCCGGTCGCCTGCGCATAGCCGGCCAAGGTCGCGGCGAAGGTTTTGCTCACCGAGCCGATCTCGAACAGGGTGTTTTCGCTGACTTTCTGCCCGGTATCCTTGGCGGCGACGCCGTAATTAAAGTAATGCGGTTGGCCGTTGATGGTGATAGCCACGGCCAGGCCCGGA harbors:
- the ampC gene encoding class C beta-lactamase, yielding MSFINPRKVISCSAFGVIFAANACMAATPSDEQLQALVNKAVTPVMQQQQVPGLAVAITINGQPHYFNYGVAAKDTGQKVSENTLFEIGSVSKTFAATLAGYAQATGKLDLSTKASQLWPELKGSAFDNISVLQLGTYSAGGLPLQFPDPWDSADKMLGYYQQWKPSFPAGSQRLYSNPSLGLFGYLAAKTLGQPYDQAMSETLLPKLGLQHTYLQVPKAQMSLYAQGYDKNNQPVRVTPGAMDSEAYGVKTSAADMLRYVQVNLKPASLEAPLQKAIANTHTGYYSVGDMTQGLGWEMYRYPISLDRLLAGNSTEMAMQPHKVQWLTPPQPQADNVLLNKTGSTGGFGSYVAFVPSKDVGVVILANKNFPIPERVKIAHTILSALAD